Proteins encoded within one genomic window of Vulgatibacter sp.:
- a CDS encoding mechanosensitive ion channel family protein: protein MLESLGTVASEYWDLHGIRFLQAAVTIVAVLVGAKIVRSVGKRITERILKPREGSKDYAMQVRRAQTLGPLLLEVERYVIYFVAAVTILAQVGIDTGAILASVGVVGLALGFGAQNLVKDVISGFFLLFDGLVAVGDVVKVNNDTAGAVEAVGLRTTQLRDFSGLLWMVPNGDLRQFGNFNRGWTRAIVPIDIAYEADIRRARETMLEVAERWVAENQEKVLEAPEIQGLMTLAESSVGLRLVIKVKAMEHWGAERLLRERIKAAFDERGIEIPYPRRVLIEKKEGVAEKAA, encoded by the coding sequence ATGCTCGAATCGCTGGGAACCGTCGCATCCGAATACTGGGATCTCCACGGGATCCGCTTCCTCCAGGCTGCGGTCACCATCGTCGCCGTGCTCGTCGGCGCGAAGATCGTGCGGAGCGTGGGCAAGCGGATCACCGAGCGGATCCTCAAGCCCCGCGAGGGCTCGAAGGACTACGCGATGCAGGTCCGCCGCGCCCAGACCCTCGGGCCGCTCCTGCTCGAGGTGGAGCGCTACGTCATCTACTTCGTGGCGGCGGTCACCATCCTCGCCCAGGTCGGCATCGACACCGGCGCGATCCTCGCATCGGTCGGCGTGGTGGGCCTCGCCCTCGGCTTCGGCGCCCAGAACCTGGTCAAGGACGTGATCAGCGGGTTCTTCCTGCTCTTCGACGGCCTGGTCGCCGTGGGCGACGTGGTCAAGGTCAACAACGACACCGCTGGCGCGGTGGAAGCGGTGGGCCTGCGCACCACCCAGCTCCGCGACTTCTCCGGCCTGCTCTGGATGGTGCCCAACGGCGACTTGCGCCAGTTCGGCAACTTCAACCGCGGCTGGACCCGGGCCATCGTCCCCATCGACATCGCCTACGAGGCCGACATCCGCAGGGCCCGCGAGACGATGCTCGAGGTGGCGGAGCGCTGGGTCGCCGAGAACCAGGAGAAGGTCCTCGAAGCCCCCGAGATCCAGGGCCTGATGACCCTCGCCGAGTCGAGCGTGGGCCTTCGCCTCGTGATCAAGGTCAAGGCGATGGAGCATTGGGGTGCCGAGCGCCTCCTCCGCGAGCGGATCAAGGCGGCGTTCGACGAGCGCGGCATCGAGATCCCCTACCCGCGCCGCGTGCTGATCGAGAAGAAGGAGGGCGTCGCCGAGAAGGCCGCCTGA
- a CDS encoding RluA family pseudouridine synthase, which produces MSEQLRHQVPPEAKGRRLDQFLADRHAELSRSRLQSLIDEGHVLVDGAPAKAARKLRGGEAIDVEIPDPVPAAPQPQDLPLRMLHEDADLVVLDKAAGVVVHPAAGVPDGTLVNALLFHVRDLGGIGGELRPGIVHRLDRDTSGCLVVAKHERALVSLQASFKERVVDKRYVALVHGVPQEPAFTVDTPYGRHPTDRTRYTGRRPVGPQRRAVSHVRLLEVFAGASLVEVELETGRTHQIRVHLSEAGHPLLADREYGGRKREAKLRPDDPVRRAAEAIGRQALHARRLSFPHPRTGERLALEAPLPPDFEAALAILRATV; this is translated from the coding sequence ATGTCCGAGCAGCTCCGGCACCAGGTGCCTCCAGAAGCGAAGGGCCGCAGGCTCGACCAATTCCTCGCCGATCGCCACGCGGAGCTATCCCGCTCGCGGCTGCAGTCGCTGATCGACGAGGGCCACGTCCTGGTCGACGGCGCTCCGGCCAAGGCCGCCCGCAAGCTCCGCGGGGGCGAGGCGATCGACGTCGAGATCCCCGACCCGGTCCCGGCGGCCCCGCAGCCGCAGGACCTGCCCTTGCGCATGCTCCACGAGGACGCCGACCTCGTCGTCCTCGACAAAGCCGCGGGGGTGGTGGTCCATCCGGCAGCGGGCGTGCCGGACGGGACGCTGGTCAACGCGCTCCTCTTCCACGTGCGCGACCTCGGCGGCATCGGCGGCGAGCTCCGCCCCGGCATCGTCCACCGCCTCGATCGCGACACCTCCGGCTGTCTGGTGGTGGCGAAACACGAGCGGGCGCTGGTGTCGTTGCAGGCCTCCTTCAAAGAGCGCGTGGTCGACAAGCGCTACGTCGCGCTGGTCCACGGCGTGCCGCAGGAGCCGGCCTTCACCGTCGACACCCCTTACGGCAGGCATCCCACCGATCGCACCCGCTATACCGGGCGCAGGCCGGTGGGGCCACAGCGCCGCGCCGTCTCCCACGTGCGCCTGCTGGAGGTCTTCGCTGGCGCGTCGCTGGTGGAGGTCGAGCTCGAGACCGGGCGCACCCACCAGATCCGCGTCCACCTCTCGGAGGCGGGCCATCCGCTCCTCGCCGACCGCGAATACGGCGGGCGCAAGCGCGAGGCGAAGCTGCGCCCCGACGATCCCGTGCGCCGCGCCGCCGAGGCGATCGGCAGGCAGGCGCTCCATGCGCGGCGCCTCAGCTTCCCCCATCCGCGCACCGGCGAGCGCCTCGCGCTGGAGGCGCCGCTGCCGCCGGATTTCGAGGCCGCCCTCGCGATCCTCCGCGCGACCGTATGA
- a CDS encoding helix-turn-helix domain-containing protein: protein MRPLSEQSHYEVLEVEPGAAPDVVRAGYERLRKLLGPGSLAVYSLVEPAEQQALLLRMDEAFAVLSDPAQRRRYDASLGIAPQPEAPARSSFTDALRAIRAAGSGADDADAPQAVAAPALQDDLAEIVLDDADLLEVVEIAGALVAEPRDTLPVDEAAILEEEPLDPDAIGAEAIEAACGEPERLPESGPFAQAIAAAEAPPAATPPVLRAIDGATRFTGALLREVREARGLSLDEIARRTRIQAVHFANLEEERWADLPERVFLQGYLTAFARELRLDPTQVVATYLARRDSVRTR from the coding sequence TTGAGGCCGCTTTCGGAGCAGAGCCACTACGAGGTCCTCGAGGTGGAGCCGGGCGCGGCGCCGGACGTGGTCCGCGCCGGCTACGAGCGGCTCCGCAAGCTCCTGGGGCCCGGGTCGCTGGCGGTCTATTCGCTGGTCGAGCCCGCCGAGCAGCAGGCGCTGCTGCTGCGGATGGACGAGGCCTTCGCCGTCCTCTCGGATCCCGCGCAGCGCAGGCGCTACGACGCTTCGCTCGGGATCGCGCCGCAGCCGGAGGCGCCTGCCCGGAGCTCCTTCACCGACGCGCTTCGGGCGATCCGTGCCGCCGGGAGCGGGGCGGACGATGCCGACGCGCCGCAGGCGGTCGCAGCGCCGGCGCTGCAGGATGACCTCGCCGAGATCGTCCTCGACGACGCCGACCTCCTCGAAGTGGTCGAGATCGCCGGGGCGCTGGTGGCCGAGCCCCGGGACACGCTCCCGGTGGACGAGGCGGCGATCCTCGAGGAGGAGCCCCTCGACCCCGACGCGATCGGCGCCGAGGCGATCGAAGCGGCGTGCGGCGAGCCGGAGCGCCTGCCGGAAAGCGGCCCCTTCGCCCAGGCGATCGCCGCAGCAGAGGCGCCGCCTGCCGCGACGCCGCCGGTGCTCCGGGCGATCGATGGAGCGACCCGCTTCACCGGCGCGCTGCTCCGCGAGGTGCGCGAGGCCCGCGGCCTCTCCCTCGACGAGATCGCCCGGCGGACCCGGATCCAGGCGGTCCATTTCGCCAACCTCGAGGAGGAGCGCTGGGCCGATCTGCCCGAGCGCGTCTTCCTCCAGGGCTACCTCACCGCCTTCGCCCGGGAGCTACGACTCGACCCGACACAGGTGGTCGCGACCTACCTCGCACGGCGGGATTCGGTCCGAACCCGTTGA
- a CDS encoding P-loop NTPase, whose product MNRDDTVASSDTAPATERRRSPRFRPTPFRARRVIAVGGGKGGIGKSLLSASLGIELAQRGQSVALLDFDLGGANLHTCLGLHQPQRTLSDFVLRRVESLPEVLVETGVPGLRLVSGASDALAMANPMHQQKLRLLRAVQALDVDVALLDLGAGSHHNVLDFFLFADHGIITVVPEPTSIENAYRFLKAAFFRRLKALERVYGISDVVEEATREHAHKLPSPARLIEMVSQDDAGAGAELADAVRDFHPLVVVNQVREADDLTVGEGVCVAWRRFFGLELDYLGYLRHDPSALESIRERRPVLLERRDAPLAQDVAAIADKLLAIPAPKREAI is encoded by the coding sequence ATGAACCGCGACGACACCGTTGCATCCTCCGACACCGCACCTGCAACCGAACGGCGCCGCTCGCCGCGCTTCCGGCCCACGCCTTTCCGTGCCCGGCGCGTGATCGCCGTCGGCGGCGGGAAGGGCGGCATCGGCAAGTCGCTCCTCTCCGCGAGCCTCGGCATCGAGCTGGCGCAGCGCGGGCAGTCGGTGGCGCTCCTCGACTTCGACCTCGGCGGCGCCAACCTCCACACCTGCCTCGGCCTCCACCAGCCGCAGCGCACGCTCTCGGATTTCGTGCTCCGACGGGTGGAGTCGCTCCCCGAGGTGCTGGTCGAGACCGGCGTGCCCGGCCTGCGCCTCGTCTCCGGCGCCTCCGACGCGCTGGCGATGGCCAACCCGATGCACCAGCAGAAGCTGCGGCTCCTGCGCGCGGTGCAGGCCCTCGACGTCGACGTGGCCCTGCTCGATCTCGGCGCCGGCAGCCACCACAACGTCCTCGACTTCTTCCTCTTCGCCGATCACGGGATCATCACCGTGGTGCCGGAGCCCACCTCGATCGAGAACGCCTACCGCTTCCTCAAGGCGGCTTTCTTCCGCAGGCTCAAGGCGCTGGAGCGGGTCTACGGGATCTCCGACGTGGTCGAGGAGGCCACCCGCGAGCACGCCCACAAGCTGCCCAGCCCGGCGCGCCTGATCGAGATGGTCTCGCAGGACGACGCGGGCGCAGGCGCAGAGCTCGCCGACGCGGTCCGCGACTTCCACCCGCTGGTGGTGGTGAACCAGGTCCGCGAAGCAGACGACCTCACCGTGGGCGAGGGCGTGTGTGTGGCCTGGCGCCGCTTCTTCGGCCTCGAGCTCGACTACCTCGGCTACCTGCGCCACGACCCCTCGGCGCTGGAGTCGATCCGCGAGCGGCGGCCGGTGCTCCTCGAGCGCCGCGACGCGCCGCTGGCGCAGGACGTGGCCGCCATCGCCGACAAGCTGCTGGCGATCCCCGCGCCGAAGCGGGAGGCGATTTGA
- a CDS encoding HNH endonuclease, with protein MLDSSVLVLNRSFQPIHVCSLRRAFTLLYQGVAKAIDEEYRLFDFDSWAALSAEVHAESIGTVSRRIRVPRVVVLVAFDRLPRMRVRFSRHNIYQRDDSTCQYCARRLPRAELNLDHVVPRSQGGKTSWENVVCSCIPCNLKKANRTPEQAGMELLQVPVRPRWTPGFRPTGRGYKAWIPFLTLVDVSYWNTELLDE; from the coding sequence TTGCTCGACTCCAGCGTGCTGGTACTCAACCGCTCCTTCCAGCCCATCCACGTCTGCTCGCTCCGCCGGGCCTTCACGCTCCTCTACCAGGGCGTCGCCAAGGCGATCGACGAGGAGTACCGGCTCTTCGACTTCGACTCCTGGGCGGCGCTCTCCGCCGAGGTCCACGCCGAGTCGATCGGCACCGTAAGCCGCAGGATCCGCGTGCCGCGGGTGGTGGTGCTCGTGGCCTTCGACCGGCTGCCGCGGATGCGGGTGCGCTTCTCGCGGCACAACATCTACCAGCGCGACGACAGCACCTGCCAGTACTGCGCGAGGCGCCTGCCGCGGGCCGAGCTCAACCTCGACCACGTGGTGCCGCGGTCGCAGGGCGGCAAGACGTCGTGGGAGAACGTCGTCTGCTCCTGCATCCCGTGCAACCTCAAGAAGGCCAATCGCACGCCGGAGCAGGCCGGGATGGAGCTGCTCCAGGTGCCGGTGCGGCCGCGCTGGACCCCGGGCTTCCGCCCCACCGGCAGGGGCTACAAGGCATGGATCCCCTTCCTCACCCTCGTCGACGTGTCCTATTGGAACACGGAGCTTCTCGACGAGTAG
- the selA gene encoding L-seryl-tRNA(Sec) selenium transferase → MQKDERTSHHLLRALPAVDELLGRPAIRALLDGHPRAAVVRAARTAVDEARRRLLEGGADPSVSDEAIRAALALGQRRGLRPVINATGVVLHTNLGRAPLAEEAQAAVLEVARGYANLELDLDTGKRGSRYAPVAPLLCELAGAEAGLVVNNNAAAVLLVLSALAAGRECIVSRGELVEIGGGFRIPDVMRMAGVRLVEVGTTNKTRLQDYAEAIGPETALLLKIHKSNFALVGFTEEVSAAALSRLGRERGIPVYEDLGSGCLVPLEGAGLPHEPTVAEAVAAGADVITFSGDKLLGGPQAGLVVGRRELVERLERHPLNRALRIDKLTVAALEATLRMYRDGRAGEVPALRMLHASPESLRARAERLRSLLAERGVDAELVATSSQVGGGALPLAAPPSVALALAGPMEELHERLRRGEPAVVARIHEGRLLFDTRTVQDGELAPLAAAIAAAAGRA, encoded by the coding sequence GTGCAGAAGGACGAACGAACGAGCCACCACCTCCTCCGGGCGCTCCCCGCCGTCGACGAGCTCCTCGGCAGGCCCGCGATCCGCGCCCTCCTCGACGGGCATCCCCGTGCGGCGGTGGTCCGCGCCGCCAGGACCGCGGTGGACGAGGCGCGCCGGCGCCTCCTCGAAGGCGGCGCCGACCCGTCGGTCTCCGACGAGGCGATCCGCGCGGCGCTGGCGCTGGGGCAGCGCAGGGGCCTGCGGCCGGTCATCAACGCCACCGGCGTGGTGCTCCACACCAACCTCGGCCGCGCGCCCCTCGCCGAGGAGGCGCAGGCGGCGGTGCTCGAGGTGGCCCGTGGCTACGCCAACCTCGAGCTCGACCTCGACACCGGCAAACGCGGCAGCCGCTACGCGCCGGTGGCCCCCCTGCTCTGCGAGCTGGCGGGGGCCGAAGCGGGGCTGGTGGTGAACAACAACGCCGCCGCGGTGCTGCTCGTGCTCTCGGCCCTCGCAGCGGGGCGCGAATGCATCGTCTCCCGCGGGGAGCTGGTGGAGATCGGGGGCGGCTTCCGGATCCCCGACGTGATGCGGATGGCGGGGGTGCGCCTCGTCGAGGTGGGGACCACCAACAAGACCCGGCTGCAGGATTACGCCGAGGCGATCGGCCCCGAGACCGCGCTCCTGCTCAAGATCCACAAGTCCAATTTCGCCCTGGTCGGCTTCACCGAAGAGGTCTCCGCCGCAGCGCTCTCCCGGCTGGGGCGCGAGCGGGGGATCCCGGTCTACGAGGACCTGGGCTCCGGCTGCCTCGTCCCCCTCGAAGGAGCGGGCCTGCCCCACGAGCCCACGGTCGCAGAGGCAGTTGCCGCTGGCGCGGACGTGATCACCTTTTCAGGGGACAAGTTGTTGGGCGGACCGCAGGCCGGCCTGGTCGTCGGGCGCCGGGAGCTGGTGGAGCGACTCGAGCGCCACCCCCTCAACCGCGCGCTGCGGATCGACAAGCTGACCGTTGCCGCCCTGGAGGCGACGCTGCGCATGTACCGGGACGGAAGAGCGGGCGAGGTGCCGGCACTGCGCATGCTCCATGCGTCGCCGGAATCGCTGCGCGCCCGTGCCGAGCGGCTCCGCTCCCTCCTCGCCGAACGCGGGGTCGACGCCGAGCTCGTCGCGACTTCGTCGCAGGTCGGCGGCGGGGCGCTGCCGCTGGCGGCGCCGCCCTCGGTGGCGCTCGCGCTGGCAGGCCCTATGGAGGAGCTGCACGAGCGCCTGCGCCGGGGCGAGCCTGCGGTCGTTGCACGGATCCACGAGGGCCGCCTCCTCTTCGACACGAGAACGGTCCAGGATGGGGAGCTCGCCCCCCTCGCTGCGGCGATCGCCGCGGCGGCGGGGCGCGCCTGA
- a CDS encoding transglycosylase SLT domain-containing protein gives MKATIALALATPLLVAGALAIVPDSGRSAPADPPPATPAPPAMEAPKPPDRGPVFDEALLRPHFEKGDLRAARARFEAGLHEGAFQLFTRGDDGSPQVAFLRGLSALEIGRNEEAARILAPLPAKLPALADRIRWNLGLARERAGDFAGAAEAWGAITGDSVRHQEARLSRARALARLGKSDEALAVLAPLRKRPAPAWGTNYAAAAHFLAGELHLKRGEKDAARSAWLEVWSEHALSPQAEDAKQRADRLGGAGPTRAQQVARAQRFLGAHQNREGTDLIAALLPRLELPDPLACEARFALGRGYRKMREHSRAIPILEAVVASCKDPSVRARALYILGQSTTIVAPQKALGVYETLASEFADHSFADDALLFLAELHERAGNEKAARAALQRLVDGYPQGDYRADALFRLYWMDRKAGAERKAIDSLRILERDYADAADAVPLERSLYWQGRSLVALERPLEAAATWEKLIRDHPAGYYAMLARGRLARLDPDRAAAAEAALPHPEEENAPLVLHTGALEPDLHYQAALELIRLGFPKLAGDELLRIDREAARARAGGSPEPVLLVAWLLDRVESRRAAHHIARTELRELIRGRPTGESAAHFRIAYPLAFRDLIERHAGNYGVPADLMQALMREESSLDPQIVSWAGAIGLTQLMPSTARAVARQLKLGTPSNAQLRDPDLNVRIGTAYLGQLLKRWKGNPALATASYNAGPGAVSRWLGERGQLEMDEFVEEIPIEETRNYVKRVLDSFATYRLTYGSGEERFVALVPTRADGKAVH, from the coding sequence ATGAAGGCAACGATCGCTCTGGCCCTCGCCACGCCGCTTCTCGTCGCTGGGGCGCTCGCCATCGTCCCCGATTCGGGAAGGAGCGCGCCGGCGGACCCGCCGCCTGCGACCCCGGCGCCGCCCGCGATGGAGGCGCCCAAGCCACCCGATCGTGGACCGGTCTTCGACGAGGCGCTGCTCCGCCCCCATTTCGAGAAGGGTGATCTGCGCGCAGCCCGGGCCCGCTTCGAGGCGGGGCTCCACGAAGGCGCCTTCCAGCTCTTCACCAGGGGGGACGACGGCTCGCCGCAGGTCGCATTCCTCCGTGGGCTGTCGGCCCTCGAGATCGGCCGCAACGAGGAGGCGGCGAGGATCCTCGCGCCGCTGCCGGCGAAGCTGCCCGCCCTCGCCGATCGGATCCGCTGGAACCTCGGCCTGGCCCGGGAGCGGGCCGGCGACTTCGCCGGCGCCGCCGAGGCGTGGGGCGCGATCACCGGGGATTCGGTGCGGCACCAGGAGGCGCGCCTCTCCCGGGCGCGGGCGCTCGCCCGGCTGGGCAAGAGCGACGAGGCCCTCGCCGTGCTGGCGCCGCTGCGGAAGCGGCCGGCGCCGGCCTGGGGCACCAACTACGCTGCCGCTGCCCACTTCCTCGCGGGCGAGCTCCACCTGAAGCGGGGCGAGAAGGACGCCGCCCGCAGCGCCTGGCTCGAGGTCTGGAGCGAGCACGCCCTCTCGCCGCAGGCGGAGGACGCGAAGCAGCGCGCCGATCGGCTCGGCGGCGCAGGTCCCACGCGGGCGCAGCAGGTGGCCCGGGCGCAGCGCTTCCTCGGCGCCCACCAGAACCGCGAGGGGACCGACCTGATCGCGGCGCTCCTGCCCCGGCTCGAGCTGCCCGATCCGCTGGCGTGCGAGGCGCGCTTCGCCCTGGGCCGCGGCTACCGGAAGATGCGCGAGCACAGCAGGGCGATCCCGATCCTCGAGGCGGTGGTCGCGTCGTGCAAGGACCCGTCCGTCCGGGCGCGGGCGCTCTACATCCTCGGGCAGAGCACCACCATCGTCGCGCCGCAGAAGGCGCTGGGCGTCTACGAGACCCTGGCCAGCGAGTTCGCCGACCACTCCTTCGCCGACGACGCGCTCCTCTTCCTCGCCGAGCTCCACGAGCGGGCGGGGAACGAGAAGGCGGCCCGCGCCGCGCTCCAGCGCCTCGTCGACGGCTACCCCCAGGGCGACTACCGCGCCGACGCGCTCTTCCGGCTCTATTGGATGGACCGCAAGGCCGGCGCCGAGCGGAAGGCGATCGACTCCCTGCGCATCCTCGAGCGCGACTACGCCGACGCCGCGGACGCGGTGCCGCTGGAGCGCTCGCTCTACTGGCAGGGACGCTCGCTGGTGGCGCTGGAACGCCCGCTCGAAGCGGCGGCCACCTGGGAGAAGCTGATCCGCGACCACCCCGCCGGCTACTACGCGATGCTCGCCCGCGGCAGGCTGGCGCGGCTCGATCCCGACCGCGCCGCAGCGGCGGAGGCGGCGCTGCCCCATCCCGAGGAGGAGAACGCGCCGCTCGTGCTCCACACCGGCGCCCTCGAGCCCGACCTCCACTACCAGGCAGCCCTCGAGCTGATCCGTCTCGGCTTCCCGAAGCTCGCCGGCGACGAGCTGCTCCGCATCGACCGCGAGGCTGCCAGGGCTCGTGCAGGCGGATCGCCGGAGCCGGTGCTCCTCGTCGCCTGGCTCCTCGATCGCGTCGAGTCCCGCAGGGCCGCGCACCACATCGCCCGCACCGAGCTCCGCGAGCTCATCCGCGGCAGGCCCACCGGCGAGAGCGCCGCCCACTTCCGCATCGCCTACCCGCTCGCCTTCCGCGATCTGATCGAGCGCCACGCAGGCAACTACGGCGTGCCCGCGGATCTGATGCAGGCGCTGATGCGGGAGGAGTCGAGCCTCGATCCGCAGATCGTCTCGTGGGCCGGCGCCATCGGGCTCACCCAGCTCATGCCCTCCACCGCGCGGGCGGTGGCGCGGCAGCTCAAGCTGGGTACGCCGTCGAACGCGCAGCTGCGCGATCCGGATCTCAACGTGCGGATCGGCACGGCCTACCTGGGCCAGCTGCTCAAGCGCTGGAAGGGCAATCCCGCCCTCGCCACCGCGAGCTACAACGCGGGGCCCGGCGCGGTCTCGCGCTGGCTCGGCGAGCGGGGGCAGCTCGAGATGGACGAGTTCGTCGAGGAGATCCCGATCGAGGAGACCCGCAACTACGTGAAGCGGGTCCTCGACAGCTTCGCCACCTACCGGCTCACCTACGGCAGCGGCGAGGAGCGCTTCGTGGCCCTCGTCCCCACGAGGGCCGACGGCAAGGCGGTCCATTGA
- a CDS encoding ATP-binding protein, whose product MDFRTQSLLLAAIVAVALAVAMLLRSQRAKALTLFAVLCLSLAASYLGDFLYAVTGHEFWLRAAIANGAAVPAAALAFFLEFLGVSRRSARRGRTLAFIGAFGGLLVAVTPLAEFTSARVVVATWVFGSLTVSLSLLYRRMRGSPSRVERARLTYLLGGAAVALLASALDLLPRLGIPFPSLGPILTTLFLFFLSQTLQVYRLLDLHELLGKFATLSVLALILAAIYAGLVIWVGDRPGLFAFNTLVASFVILNLYEPLRAKVEEWVIATLFRERFELLRTLAGLKARLTSVIDPIELARMVLDTFHESRRVTHASLYLLTDARPGFSLVDARGPAPAPFLDASAARGLLAIARSGQKAVLLENVDRRLHELRRQLAAGARTTAAPTDETARAADEQQRLAEVRSALFSMKAGICIPLLGAERVIGFLNLQDERVPEAYSSDEIALLLEIAEQTATVVENSKLYDRMKERDRLAALGEMAAGLAHEIRNPLGAIKGAAQFLDPQQLGGEEGEFVQVIIDEVDRLNGVVTQFLDYARPLKSTPHPIDVNDLVERTLRLVQTNLPEGIEVQAILDRALPRAQSDAEQLKQVIINLVQNAVQAMPGGGRLIISTAAPEEAGGFRLRGRGPEMVELRVRDDGPGIPENQRDHIFVPFYTTKEKGTGLGLAISQRIVRSHGGSIGLQSRPGEGTEFVVRLPAVEERRAEPSVEAPLPANDPAPQQQRQGKRPRRRKPA is encoded by the coding sequence TTGGATTTCCGGACACAGAGCCTCCTCCTGGCGGCGATCGTGGCGGTGGCGCTGGCCGTGGCGATGCTCCTGCGTTCGCAGCGGGCCAAGGCGCTCACCCTCTTCGCGGTGCTCTGCCTCTCGCTCGCGGCTTCGTACCTCGGCGACTTCCTCTACGCGGTCACCGGCCACGAATTCTGGCTGCGGGCCGCCATCGCCAACGGCGCCGCGGTCCCCGCAGCGGCGCTGGCCTTCTTCCTCGAATTCCTCGGCGTTTCCCGGCGATCCGCCAGGCGGGGCAGGACCCTCGCCTTCATCGGCGCCTTCGGCGGCCTCCTGGTGGCGGTGACCCCGCTGGCGGAGTTCACCTCGGCCCGGGTGGTGGTGGCGACCTGGGTCTTCGGCTCCCTCACCGTCTCGCTCTCGCTGCTCTACCGGCGGATGCGCGGCTCGCCGTCGCGGGTGGAGCGGGCGCGGCTCACCTACCTGCTCGGCGGCGCAGCGGTGGCGCTGCTCGCCTCGGCCCTCGATCTCCTCCCGCGCCTCGGGATCCCCTTCCCCTCACTCGGGCCGATCCTCACCACCCTCTTCCTCTTCTTCCTCTCGCAGACCCTGCAGGTCTACCGCCTCCTCGACCTGCACGAGCTCCTCGGCAAATTCGCCACGCTCTCGGTGCTGGCGCTGATCCTCGCGGCGATCTACGCGGGCCTCGTGATCTGGGTGGGCGACAGGCCCGGCCTCTTCGCCTTCAACACCCTCGTCGCCTCCTTCGTGATCCTGAACCTCTACGAGCCCCTGCGGGCCAAGGTGGAGGAGTGGGTGATCGCCACGCTCTTCCGCGAGCGCTTCGAGCTGCTCCGCACCCTCGCCGGCCTCAAGGCCCGCCTCACCAGCGTCATCGATCCGATCGAGCTGGCGCGGATGGTCCTCGACACCTTCCACGAGTCGCGGCGGGTGACCCACGCCTCGCTCTACCTCCTCACCGACGCCCGCCCCGGCTTCTCCCTGGTGGACGCCCGTGGCCCGGCGCCTGCGCCCTTCCTCGACGCCAGCGCTGCCCGCGGTCTTCTCGCCATCGCCCGCAGCGGCCAGAAGGCGGTGCTCCTCGAGAACGTCGACCGGCGGCTCCACGAGCTGCGGCGCCAGCTCGCAGCAGGTGCGCGCACCACCGCCGCCCCCACCGACGAGACGGCGCGGGCAGCGGACGAGCAGCAGCGCCTCGCCGAGGTGCGCTCGGCGCTCTTCTCGATGAAGGCCGGCATCTGCATCCCGCTCCTCGGCGCCGAGCGGGTGATCGGCTTCCTCAATCTGCAGGACGAGCGGGTGCCGGAGGCCTACTCCTCCGACGAGATCGCGCTCCTCCTCGAGATCGCCGAGCAGACCGCCACCGTGGTGGAGAACAGCAAGCTCTACGATCGGATGAAGGAGCGCGACCGCCTCGCGGCGCTCGGCGAGATGGCGGCGGGCCTCGCCCACGAGATCCGCAACCCGCTCGGCGCGATCAAGGGCGCAGCGCAATTCCTCGATCCGCAGCAGCTCGGCGGCGAGGAGGGCGAGTTCGTGCAGGTGATCATCGACGAGGTCGATCGCCTGAACGGCGTGGTGACCCAATTCCTCGACTACGCGAGGCCCCTGAAGAGCACGCCCCACCCCATCGACGTGAACGATCTGGTGGAGCGGACGCTGCGGCTGGTGCAGACCAACCTGCCCGAGGGGATCGAGGTGCAGGCGATCCTCGACCGCGCGCTGCCCCGGGCGCAGAGCGACGCCGAGCAGCTCAAGCAGGTGATCATCAACCTGGTGCAGAACGCGGTGCAGGCGATGCCGGGCGGCGGCAGGCTGATCATTTCCACCGCGGCGCCGGAGGAAGCAGGCGGCTTCCGCCTCCGCGGCCGCGGACCGGAGATGGTGGAGCTCCGGGTCCGAGACGACGGTCCCGGCATCCCCGAGAACCAGCGCGACCACATCTTCGTGCCCTTCTACACCACCAAGGAGAAGGGCACGGGCCTGGGCCTCGCCATCTCGCAGCGCATCGTCCGCTCCCACGGCGGCAGCATCGGCCTGCAGAGCAGGCCGGGCGAGGGCACCGAGTTCGTGGTGCGGCTGCCCGCGGTGGAGGAGCGCCGCGCCGAACCCTCGGTGGAGGCACCGCTCCCCGCCAACGATCCGGCGCCGCAGCAGCAGCGGCAGGGGAAGCGCCCCCGCCGCCGCAAGCCGGCCTAG